The DNA sequence CTCAGAGTTTTGATAACCCTGAGATCCGCAGGACTATTTCTGGCTGTAACAATGGCAATACGTACGGGAGAATATTCCACTTTCATAGGAAGTCTTTCCTGAAGTTTTGAGAGTTTTTTCAAAAAGTTTGCAAAAGGTCCTTCACTCATTGGGATGTTTTGTGAGTTGTTTTCATTCTCATGAAAAGCTTTGATCCCTTTTTCTTTATAGACTAATTCGCTAGATTCGTCAAACAGTACCGCATCACCGTCAAAAGCTATACGTACCTGATCTTCAGGAATATCACATTTGTATTTTGGCGGAATGGAGAGTACTGCAGATGCACATGCACCCGAGTCAATCACTTTTTGTGCATCGGCTTCGTTTGTCGTTAGGAATAGATCAACATCAAAAGCTTCCAAATAGTCTGCACTTGATTCACCTGCAGTAAAAGCTGAACGAGTAACATTTAGACCTATTTGTCTGATCGTATTTAATACTCTGATTCCTGTTTCAGGAGAGTTTCTTGACATAACAACTACTTCAACGAGAGGAGCTTCATTCTCTTTTTGGTATCTGTTAAGATTCAGAAGTGCTTTGACAAGTGGAAAACCAATTCCCTCATTCAAAGGAATCTCTTCATTTTCAAGCATATACTCCCGGTATTTTTCTATGGCGTGATTAGGATCTCTTTTATATTCTTCTTGAAAGAGTTGATCAGATTCGGAAAGATCAAATAAGGCTGTTGCAGAGATGCCTATAACGAGGGTTTCTTTTAAATCTAAAGGCATAGTCTATTCTCCATAATGTGTCCACATTCTTAAAACTCTTACCACTTTTTCCGGCTCTTTTACTTCATAGATTATTCTATGGTGGTGATTGATACGGCGGGAAAAGGTATTATGCAGATTTCCGATCAGCTTTTCAAAAGAGGGGTGTTTTTGAAACGGATCTATTTTGAGAATCTCAATGAGTTTTTTTGTTTTATCGGCAAGGTTTGCACCTGTAAGTTTTTTAGCATCTTTAAGTGCATGGTGTGAGAAAAGGATTTTATAGTTTACCATTCGATCTCTTCACTAAAAGAACTGTCATCCAACTCTTTTATTTCATGTATCGAACTTATAAGTTCTGGTATGGAATTGAGGTAATGTAATTCTCGTAAAACATTAAAGTGTTCATCGAGGTTTTTATCAAGGTCTATATCTGAAATCGATTCATTGAAAGTATTGAGCGTTTCTAACATTTCCATACCTGTTTAGATAGATGAATTAATAGTTTAGAAGTATTATATGGAGAGTTGCTTGAATTAAAATAAATTTTTTTATTCCCAAATATAAAAACTTGATAATTTGTTCATAATTTTGAGTTCAATATATTTACTGCAAGGGGATTGATGAACACCATAGCATACATGGAGCGGTAGAAGATGCTCCTCTCTTGGATGGCAATATCTTGCATAAGGTGCTTTCGTTTCCCATTTGACCAGTTTGCAAGTTCGTTCGGTTTTTGTAAGCTCTTTGTTTGAACAGGTATCAACCAGCCACTCTTCAAACTGTTCGTTCATCATGATTGTTTCAGGAGTATCTTTCATAAAAAAAGCTTTGAGATTATGAAAGGAAAAGCCTGAACCTACGATCAGCAGATTTTCATACTTTATATTGGCAAGAGCTGCCCCTATTTTTATGTGATCTTCTGGATCAAGGCTGTTGAGTAAAGAGATTTGTACACAAGGGATATCTGCTTCAGGGTACATGATTTTTAATGGGATAAATAATCCGTGATCAAATCCCCGTTCACTATTAAGTTCAGTTTCCAAACCTGTTTTTTGTAATACTTTGTCAACCTCTGCAGCTAAAGCAGGCTCTCCGGAGCATGGGTATTTGATATCGTAAGATTCTTGAGGAAAACCGTAATAGTCATAAATAAGTGAGGGTTTTTTGGCTGAAGTTATGCTAATGAGTTCATCTTCCCAATGGGCACTGATAAGTAAAATAGCTGATGGTTTTTCTATCTTTGAAGCTAACTCTCCCAGCTTCTCAACCATCTCTAAATGCCCTTCATCACCGAGTAAAGGCAAAGGACCGCCACCATGAGATATAAACAATGTACGATGTTTCTGAGTTTCCATAAGTGTTTCCTTTGAATACTAATTACTGGATAACTAAAACTTATTTTTACTAAGAAACATTATAGATCAAAATTTCAAAATACCAAAATATAGTTAAATTGTCAGTTCCATTTTGTAATCATCCATTACATATCCATTGCCTATATCTGCACATACTTCAGCTGTTATTTGAAAATTCATTTTTTTATATGCAGAAATTGTGTCTAAATTGTTTTTATTTACGGTGAGAGTGATTTTGTTCAGTTCAAAAGAGCGGGACAATTGTTTTAAAAAACCGATACTTATTCTTCCAAAACCGTTGTTTCTGTATGGCAGTAAAATATAAAATTTACTTAAGAAGAGTTCTTGGTCTTCTATATTGCTTCCAATGTATCCTATAGGTGTAGTATCTTTGATAATTAGAAAGTATTCATACCCTTTCTTTTTGATCTCATCAGAGATAGTATCTGTTGAGTGAAAAGTTTTTAACATATACTCAACTTGCTCTGCACCGATAATTGGAGTGTAGTGCTCTGGCCATATTGTATTTGCTAATTGGGTCACTGTATCAATTTGTTGTGCTGTTGTTACTTGTTCAAAACTTATTTTTATCATGACCTTACCGTCTCCAAGCCTTTGTCGATCCAACCCCAGTTGATCCCACCGTCTAATTCATACACATTAGTATAGCCAAGTTTTGCACCCATGATTTCACCGACTGTTTTTGTTCTGTTGGCATGGGCACATACTAAAATAAAGGGCTGTTCTTTATCTGTTACAACTTTGCTAAACAGCTCTAAGAACTCTTCAAGATCAAATAACCCAAGATCATTAAAAAACGTAATCTTGTGACTACCTTCAATGACACCGAAAGTTTCCCACTCGTCGGCTCTTCGTATGTCGATGACGGTAAAACCTTCCTCTCTTTTTTCCTGAAACTCTTTTGTTGAAAGAGATTTAAACGGTCCAAAATTTAACATATACATCCTTTTACAGATTATTTGAAAGTATATATGCATAAAGTGTACTAAAGGATAAAAAAAAGGAAATTATGTTTGAAAAAGTTATTAATGAGAATAAAAAAAAGATAGAGAAGAAAAAGTCTAGTTTTAAGAGTTTCTAGACTTTTTCCCAAGTTTTACAAGTACGATGCCTACTGCTACTATAGCAAAGACAACGCCGATTGTAGAGAGGATAAAACTCATCTCTACAGGTTGCGTCATATCAGGCATTACGCTACTACCTCAGAACATCTAGCACAAGTGCAGTCCTCTTTTTCAGCTTGGAATTTCCAACATCTAGGACATTTATGTGCAGTTGCTTTTGCGATCGTGAACGTATCGTCACCAACTTTGAAAGTGCCAAGCGCTTCTTCTTCAGGTTTGTCCTCAAAGATTCCACTTACAACGAACCAGTCTTCAGCATCTGTCGTTTTCATCTCTAGTACAGTTTTTGATTCTGTATAAAGGATAAGTTCTAGAGTAGATTTGATCACTTTTTCTTTTTTCAGTGCATCTACAACTGAACCAAAACCTTCTCTTGCTTTTTCCATATATGCAGCATCAAACGGTGCTTCAACTGTTGGAAGTGTTTCATATTTAAGATCAAAAATGTCCTCAGCATCACCTTTGATAATAGCAGGTGCATTTTCTACGATCTCATCAGCTGTATAAGTTAAAATCGGTGCAACAAGAAGCAGCATCGCTTTTGTGATCATAGCCATTGCGCTTTGGCTCGCACGACGGCGAAGTGCATTTTTATCGTTACAGTAAAGGTTGTCTTTAGTCATATCGATATACATACCGCTTAACTCGTTTACGATAAAGTTGTTAAGTGTATTCATACCGTTAACGAAGTTGTAAGAACTGAACAGTTTATGCACTTCATCAAACTTCTCTTTTGCAACAGAAAGAATCCATTTGTCTAGATCACCCATCTCATCAACATTTACCAATTCTTCTAAGTCATTAATGTTTGCAAGCATGATTCTAAACGTATTTCTTAGTTTACGGTAGTTTTCAGATGTTTGTTTTAAGATACCGTCAGAGATTTTAAGATCCCCTTGGTAGTCTGAAGATGCTACCCATAAACGTAATATCTCAGAACCGTATTCTTTGAGTACTTTCTCAGGAGCGATAACGTTCCCTTTAGACTTAGACATCTTCTCGCCTTTTTCATCAACCGTAAAACCATGAGTCAGTACACCTTTATATGGTGCTGCATGTGTGATCGCAGTTGAAAGGAAAAGTGAAGATTGGAACCAACCGCGGTGTTGGTCACTTCCCTCTACGTAAAGATCAGCAGGGTACGAACCAGCATCATAGTTACGAGATTTTAAAACAGAGAACCAAGTTGAACCAGAGTCAAACCATACATCTAAGATGTCAGTTACTTTTTCTAACTCTTCAGCTTTATAACCGCTTCCAGGGTAAAGAAGCTGTTCAATCGGCATTGAATACCAAGCATCACTTCCTTGCATCTCAAAGATCATAGCTACAAAGTTCATTACTTTTTCATCAAGTAGAACTTCACCTGTAGCTTTTACTCTGAAGAATGCGATTGGCACACCCCAGTCACGTTGACGAGAGATACACCAGTCAGGACGGTTCTCAACCATTGAATTTAATCTTTTTCTTCCTGTCTCAGGGATGAATTTAGTTTTTTCAACTTCAGCAAGTGCAATCTCTCTAAGAGTTCTCTCTTCACCTGCAGGCGTTCCGTCAACTGAGATGAACCACTGTTTTGTAGCACGGAAAATAAGCGGAGTATGACTTCTCCAGCAGTGTGGATAAGAGTGCTTGAATTTAGACACTTTTAACACTGCATCACCCATAAGTTCGATGATGTCATCATTTGATTTGAAAATGTGACGCCCTAAGAAATCTTCTGCATTAGGGATCAGTTTTTCTCTTACGATAGTTTGATCGTAACAACCAGTCTCATCAACAGGCATAATTACATCTAGATCATATACAAGTCCAACACGGTAGTCATCTTCACCATGTCCAGGAGCCGTATGAACACAACCAGTACCGTTGTCAACTAATACATGCTCACCAAGAACGATACGAGACTCTCTACCATTTAAAGGGTTGATTGCTACTAGATTTTCAAATAGTGTTGCATCAAACTCTTTTGCAATTGTTCCGCTGATAACTTCATTTTCAACATTTGCTTCAAACAGCTCTTTAGCAACTATGTAACCATCTGTTGTCAGAACATATTTCTCGTTTGGATTTAAAGAGATACCTGTGTTTGCAGGAATTGTCCATGGTGTCGTTGTCCAGATTACAGGAGCAGCTTTACCAGTGATGCCAAGTTTCGCTTTTGCATCATCATTCAGCTCGAAAGCGATAAAAATTGAATGAGACTCTTTGTCCTCATACTCAACTTCTGCTTCAGCAAGTGCAGTTCTCTCAGCCCAAGACCAATAAACCGGCTTACTACGCTCAATTAAAAGACCTTTGTTTGCTACTTCACAAAGTGCTCTATAGATGTTCGCTTCAAATTTATAATCCATTGTTACATAAGGATTGTCCCAATCAGCGATGATACCAAGTTGTTTAAACTCACCACGTTGTACGTCAACAAATTGAGCAGCGTGCTCACGGCACAGTTTACGGATCTCAGCAGTCTCTAACTGTTCTTTTTTTTGTTTACCGCCAAGTTTTTTCTCAACTTGTTGCTCAATCGGTAGACCGTGACAGTCCCAGCCCGGAGTAAAACGAACAGATTTACCGTTGAAATAGTTGTGTTTAATAATGATATCTTTTAAAACTTTATTGAGTGCGTGACCAATATGGATATGTCCATTTGCATAAGGAGGTCCATCATGAAGTGTAAAATCTTCCGCATCTTTACGGTTTGTTTTCATCTTCTGATAAACATTTTTATCTTCCCAAGATTTGTATCTCAGGGGCTCATTGTTTGTAAGGTTACCACGCATCGCAAACGACGTATTTGGTAAAAGTAGTGTGTCTTTATAGTCCATATTTGCCTCATATGTTTTATTAAAAGTGCGCGGATTATATCTTTTTTGCGTTTAAAAGCGTATAAAATGATATAATAAGCAGATTTTAGACTATAAAAAGGGTAGTGAAACGATGAGATTGCATGTGATGTTTGTCGGGAATAAGTTTATATATAATGAAGTGTTGCAAGAGTATGTTTTAAGACAAATTACCAAAACATGTGATCGTCCTCAAACAATAAGTTTTTTTCAAGACGGTGATAACACGCTATTTTTAGAGATTGAAAAACAATTAAATGATCCGCAGCAACTTATTATAATCACTACCAAACAAAACTTCTCTACAATAGGAAAACTAATCTCTACGGCTACTAATGATGTTCAAGTATTAAAAGAAGGCTCTTTAATGCCGCAAAAAGCACTCGTATATGAAGATGGAAGTTATCTTATAGAACACGGTGAAACACTTGTTAATGTTATGCAGGTGGACGAAGGTGTAAATATCCCTTCTATATTAATGAAAAGTGAGATTACAAATGCAACTATACATGTATTTGATGAAGACAGAGAAACACTCATATCTTTACTTAATCCGATCGCACAAACATATGAAGTGACTTTTGACGTCACTACTCTTATAGAAGGATGGCAGCAAGTAGATATATGTTCTAAGTTATATGGTGATATATCTAACTTTATAAGCGCTTCAAAAAAACTGCTTTCAAATCAACTGATTCCTTCATCGAATGTTTTGGAATACATTATAGAAACACTCACAGCGCAAAATAAAAAGATAACGTTTGCCGAGAGTTGTACGGGTGGACTGCTGAGTTATTATCTTACTAAAAACAATGGAGCTTCTAATATTTTAGAAGGTTCATTAATTACATATTCAAACGCTTTAAAAGATAACTGGTTAGCTGTTAGTAATGATACATTAGAGCAACACGGTGCTGTCAGTGCCGAAGTTGTAAGTGAGATGAGTGATGGTGCGTTAGCTGTAAGCCATGCAGATTTTGCCATAGCTGTAAGTGGTATTGCAGGTGATACAGGAGGGACAGAACTAAAACCAGTAGGAACTGTATATATAGGAGTAAGAAGCAAAACAGCCCATGTGGAAGAGCATTGTCACTTCAGCGGAGATAGAAACTTTGTACAAAACCAAAGTGCTCTTTATGCAATTAAAATGCTCTTACTTTTAGATAAAGAAACTTTTTTTTAAAAATTTTCGAAAAACTCTTGACATATGATTTGGATTTGTCTATAATTCCAGCCTCTTAAATGAGAGAAACAAAATGTCTCGTTAGCTCAGCTGGTAGAGCACGTCACTTTTAATGATGTGGCCGATGGTTCGAATCCATCACGGGACACCATTTTTAAACTAAATGCGGTGGTAGTTCAGTTGGTTAGAATACCTGCCTGTCACGCAGGGGGTCGCGAGTTCGAGTCTCGTCCACCGCGCCATTTGGTTGAAAAAGGGCGCTTAGCTCAGTTGGTAGAGCGCTACCCTTACAAGGTAGATGTCACTGGTTCGAGTCCAGTAGTGCCCACCATTAACAATAACCCTTTGTTAACATAAGTGACCCTTTCGTCTAGTGGCCAAGGACACTATCACTTCATGGTAGTAACAGAGGTTCAAATCCTTTAGGGGTCGCCAATTTCGGTGTTTTTAATTTCCCATTTAATGGGCGCTTAGCTCAGTTGGTAGAGCGCTACCCTTACAAGGTAGATGTCACTGGTTCGAGTCCAGTAGTGCCCACCATTTCTTTTTTCGGTTGCGGTGGTAGTTCAGTTGGTTAGAATACCTGCCTGTCACGCAGGGGGTCGCGAGTTCGAGTCTCGTCCACCGCGCCATCTTTTTCTTAAAATAAACACAATCTTATCAAACAACTTTAGTAATCATATCAATTAATTTATTTTATAAGTTATTTTCTTGCACATTAACTACATTCAAGGTATTATAATTACTTAAAATTATATTTGATAGGTAATGAATATATGAAAATAACAACATTAAAAAATGCCTTCCGTATATCTATTTTAGCCATTACAGTCAGTTTATTCGTATTGTTTTATCTGTTCTCTTCATATGTATATAAAAATATCACCATTACCGAAATCCAAAAAGTTTCCGAATCTTTGTCCAAACAAGTTTTTAACTCTATGTACCAGGTTATGAGAAAAGGTTGGAGCAGGGAAGATCTGCAAGTTTTTTTAACAGAAACACAAAACTCTTTTGAAAACAGTAACTATTCAGTAGAGGTGTATAGGGGTAAAAAGGTTGAAGCGCTTTTTGGAAGCATTGAACAAGGGGAAATGAACAAGAACATTCAAAAGGTTTTTCAGACAAAAGAGAAGATTCTGACTACACAAAATGATACCACTAAAATTATTACACCTATTATTGCTAAGCAAGAATGTATGCAGTGTCATATCAATACCCAAGAGGGAGATGTACTTGGTGTAGTTTCTGTAGAATATGATTTTTCTGAAATTATTGCTAATAGCAAAAGCAAGCACTTATTATTTTTCATTTTTATATTGCCGTTTATGTTCTTAGTAGTTTACATTATTTCAAAACTATTTTTAAACAAGATCAATATCTCATTGGATGCCTTTCAAAAAAAGATACAAAATATTAACAGTGTTAAAGACTTTAAAAACCTTACAATAAAGAAAGAGAAAAATACATACAAAGAGTTTGACCAAATACTCGAAGGGCTTGATATATTAAGCAACAAACTTAAAGATATCGCCGTAGATAAAGATATACTTGAGTTTGAAGTAAAACTGCTTGATAAAATGGTTATCACTTCAGAAATCATTCGTGACTGGAAAGAGTACATTAAAGACCTTTTACATGAGATCAATTTCGTTCTTCCTGTATATTGTTTGATTACAATCTTTAAAACGGAAGAAGATCAGTATGAAGTGGAAGTGTTCTGGTATGGTAAACCGGATAAAAAACTGATGAAACACCTTGATGAACTTTCAAAAGAGATGATCAAAGAGTATCATCATTTAGAGCATAACGGTGCGAAAGTAAGTCATAATTTCAGTGATGAGAACCTTTGTTTAACACAATTGGCAATTGATGATATTGAGCATGAAGCAAAATCTTTACTTTTAGAATCACCGAAAATCGGTGGAATTGTAGGACTTGGAATTCAGGCACGAATGGAAAAAGATTCAATTCACTCTATTGTAATTGATTCAATTTTAACGACACTGTTAAACCTAGTCGGCTCAATTAAGGCAATTAATAAGTATACAGAGCATTTAGAATTTTATGCAACGAGAGATCCTTTAACTGGACTATTCACTCAAAGGGTATTTAGAGATCTTTTAGATTATGAAGTAAGAAGAGCTACAAGACATAAATATGAGTTTACTGTACTTGTAATTGATTGTGACAATTTTAAACCTATCAACGATACTTATGGGCACAGCTTTGGAGATGATTTCTTAAAAGCGTTTGCAAATCTACTAGAAGATTCAAAAAGAGATGAAGATATCTTATCAAGATACGGAGGGGATGAGTTTACCTTAATTTTACCGCAGTCTGATACGCAAGACAGTTTTACTGTAGCAAGCAGAATCCTGGAAAACGTGAATAATTTTGAATTAATAGCACCAGATGGTAAGCCGACAAGTATGACGGTTTCAGTCGGTCTGGCAACATACCCTGAACATGCAAAAACACCAAAAGAACTTTTTGATGTAGCCGATGCAATGATGTATAAAGCGAAGTATGAAGGTAAAAATGCTATTAGATATCCTAACAGTACAGACTTGGAAGAGATATATCAAAAAACACAAGACCAATCACTGATAGTACTTACTGCAATTAAAGAGAAAAAAATAATACCTCATTTTCAACCTATTATGAATGTGAAAACAGATGAGGTAGAGATTCATGAACTGCTAATGCGTATAGAAGTTGAAGATGAACTGATATCGGCAGGTCGATTTATAGAAACGGCAGAAGCTCTAGGTGTCGTGCATCAAATGGATTATATGGTTATTGAAGCAGCATTTGCAAAAATAAAAGAGATCAACTACACAGGTATATTATTTATAAATCTTTCTCCAAAGGCTCTTATTATTGGAGAGTTTATTAATAAAATAGTTACTTTAACTACCGAGTATGAAATAGATCGCAGTAAGATTGTATTTGAGATCACGGAAAGAGAAACTGTAAAAAGTTTTAGCTTGTTAGAAAAGTTTGTTCAGAACTTAAAAATCGAAGGATTCCGTTTTGCAATTGATGATTTCGGTTCAGGTTTTTCAACATTTCATTATATAAAAAGATTTCCTATCGATTATATTAAAATAGACGGTGATTTTATTATCAATATTCATCAAGATAAAAAAGATCTTGCTTTTGTGAAGTCTATTATCTCCCTTGCCAAAGAGTTAGAAGTTGAGACAATTGCAGAGTATGTTGAGAATGAAGATATATTGAAGTTTTTAAAAGAGATAGAGATTGATTATGCTCAGGGGTATCATATAGGAAAACCTTCTAAAGATTTAACTAATAGATAAAATTTTGATCATTTTTCATGATCTATAAAATAGAATATAAGAGATTTCTTGTGTTTAAAGATTAGTTTAAATAATAATTACATACAATCTATAACTACCATTTATATTAATGGAAAGGAAGTATGTATGTTCTCTCTAAAAACTTTCAAAGCAAAACTTATCGCTATGGCTGGAATATCTATTGTTTCCTTCGCTATTTTAGGTGTTTTTTTCTATTACTCTTTCAGTGAAGCAAAGATCTTAAACACCATTAAATATGAAGTGAAAAATATAGAAACACAAATATTGCAGTTGCGACGCAATGAGAAAGATTTCTTAAGTAGAAATGATTTGGCATACTTTGAAAAATATCAAAAAAATTTTAAAAAACTTTCACTCTATATAGACTCCTTATTCGGACAATTTAAAGATGTAAATATTGAATCTGGCGAACTAGATAAACTTAATGGTATTGTTAAAGAATATGCAAATAGTTTTACCGGTGTTGTTGAAGTACAGAAAAAAATAGGGCTGAATCCAAAAGACGGGCTTTATGGCTCTTTGCGAAACAGTGTTCATCAGTTGGAGTCGCTACTAAAAAAAGACAAGAACTATAAACTAAGTGCTGATATGCTTATGCTGCGCCGTGCAGAAAAAGATTTTATGCTTAGAAAAGATCTAAAATATGTAGGAAAATTTGATGCATCCATGAAGGTTTTCTTAGCAGATTTACAAGATGAAAAAATTTCTGATAAAGCTTTGGCTCTAAAGTTATTAGAAGCGTATAAAAGAGATTTTTATAATTATGTTACAGGTGAAAAGCAGATAGGTCTTACTTCTCATGACGGTGCTCTTGGTAAAATGAGAGATACTGTACACCAAACTGACACATATCTAAAAGAGCTTATTGATAGAGTAGATGCAATTATTGTAGCAAAAGAATCACAAGTTAATATGATGTCTGTGACATTATATATACTCTTATTTACCATAATGATTATTTTGACTTGGATGGTGACAAAAACAATCAATAAAAAAGTACAGGCTATTTCAAATTCTATTTTTGAGATGACAAATAAAAAGGACCTTTCTAAATTCTTAGCAGTTGAGGGTGCAGATGAACTGACAAAACTGGCCAAAGATCTTAACGATATGTTAAAAGCACTGCATACTCTTATTAATGATGCAAAGTCAAATTCTTTAGAAAACTCATCGATCTCACATGAACTATCAACGACTTCATTACAGGTTGGAAAAAATGTTGAAGAATCTGTAATGATAATTGAGCGTGCAACGAATCAAACAGAAGAGATTATTCAAAAAATTATGCTTGCTGTTGAAGATGCACAAAAATCTAAAGAGGAAATTTTAGAAGCCAATCATATGCTTAATGAAGCTAGTAATGAGATTGCACATCTGACTGAAAGTGTACACAACAATGCAACTTTAGAAACTGAACTTGCAAATACGATTGAAACTCTTGCAAGAGATATGGATCAAGTAAAAAGTGTGCTCAGTGTCATATCTGATATTGCCGATCAAACAAATTTATTAGCACTCAATGCTGCAATTGAAGCTGCACGTGCTGGGGAACATGGACGAGGTTTTGCCGTTGTTGCTGACGAGGTAAGAAAGCTTGCTGAAAGGACACAAAAAACATTAATTGAGATAGACAGTTCAATTAATATGATTGTTCAGGTAACAAATTCCGCAAGCGAACAAATGACACATAATTCTAAAGAGATGGAAAAATTAGCAAATATCTCTACAGATGTAAAAGATAAAATTGAACAGACAAATGAAATTGTAAATAAGGCTACACTCGTGAGTGAAAGAACTGTTGTGGAATTTGAAAATACAGGTAAGAATGTTAATGAAGTAGCTTCTATTATAGCTAATATTAACGGTATATCAACACAAAATGCAAGAAGTGTAGAAGAGATTGCCAAAGCTTCAGAACATCTCAATCAGATGACTGTATCATTGACACAAAAACTTGAACAGTTTAAGACTTAATGAGTCTTTTTAGTCCAAGAATCTAATTGTCACGTTGCTTTTTTCTTTATGAGTAAATCCTTTACATTCTGAGTAATGACTCTAGATGATACTCCTTTAGAAAGAAGCTTGGAAATTGGATATGGACAATTTAAAGGTTTTTCACCTAAAAGTATTATTTTTGGATTTACAAGTATATACTTTTGATAATATTTTAAAAAAGTCTCAACTCGCATTCTTGTAAGTTGATCTTCAACGACTAACACTTTTACACTATGTTTTAAGGCCCATTTTAAGGCTGATTTTTCATTGATAAATGCTTTTATTTCATAACTAGAACCAAGTTTCTTTAAAGCAGATTCATGATCCATGGCATCTTGAGCAGAAGATGTAAGCACCATTATATGTTCTTTATGAAGTGATGCTAAATAGTCATAGAGTTCAAAAAGTTTTTTAGTATCATCATTCGCTTTAGTATTATCCAGTAGATCTAAATAATATTTTAAATATGTTTTAGTATTTAATTCACCGTCGATGGATGATTGTTGAAAGTGTGATTTGATCGCTTTCGAATTTTTTGCTATATCCCAAAGTTGACTGTCTAGAAAAAAAGCTTGGGCATTTAAAATCTCAAGTATACTGGTTTTATGTTTCTGTGCCGCTTCATTAAATATTTCATAGAAATCTCCCCTGTATTCATCTTCAAATGTTTTTAAAAGTTCCATGTCATGTTTATAACGTTCATCTAATTCTGCCATCATATGAACAGTATCTACATAAGCACCGTTGAGGGATTTAAGCTCATTTTGCAGAAGATCAAACTCTTCCGTATTGATGTTATCTGAAAGCTCTTCTTTTTTTACTTTTAAGATACTGCCGACATGTTTCTCGTTGTTTTGAAGACGAGCCAACCTTTCCATCATGTCTTGAGCACCTCTTTTGATTTTCATATACTCATCTTGGCAGGCTAAAAATACCTCTTCATATGCTAAAGAAGGATATTTCGTTTTTCTCATAAAATCTTCATGAACTTTTCCCATGATTTTAAGATCTTCACTCAAACTTCTGATTTGTGGAGTAATGATATGTATATCTATTTCACTTAAGTTATTAAACAT is a window from the Sulfurimonas sp. C5 genome containing:
- a CDS encoding Txe/YoeB family addiction module toxin, which codes for MVNYKILFSHHALKDAKKLTGANLADKTKKLIEILKIDPFQKHPSFEKLIGNLHNTFSRRINHHHRIIYEVKEPEKVVRVLRMWTHYGE
- a CDS encoding rhodanese-like domain-containing protein, with the protein product MLNFGPFKSLSTKEFQEKREEGFTVIDIRRADEWETFGVIEGSHKITFFNDLGLFDLEEFLELFSKVVTDKEQPFILVCAHANRTKTVGEIMGAKLGYTNVYELDGGINWGWIDKGLETVRS
- a CDS encoding 5'-nucleotidase; amino-acid sequence: MPLDLKETLVIGISATALFDLSESDQLFQEEYKRDPNHAIEKYREYMLENEEIPLNEGIGFPLVKALLNLNRYQKENEAPLVEVVVMSRNSPETGIRVLNTIRQIGLNVTRSAFTAGESSADYLEAFDVDLFLTTNEADAQKVIDSGACASAVLSIPPKYKCDIPEDQVRIAFDGDAVLFDESSELVYKEKGIKAFHENENNSQNIPMSEGPFANFLKKLSKLQERLPMKVEYSPVRIAIVTARNSPADLRVIKTLRHWGVYVDEAFFLGGVEKSNILRSFKAHIFFDDQDDHLRTSSLVVPSGKVLYPSSSPMQAIEKDKKRNS
- the ileS gene encoding isoleucine--tRNA ligase; the encoded protein is MDYKDTLLLPNTSFAMRGNLTNNEPLRYKSWEDKNVYQKMKTNRKDAEDFTLHDGPPYANGHIHIGHALNKVLKDIIIKHNYFNGKSVRFTPGWDCHGLPIEQQVEKKLGGKQKKEQLETAEIRKLCREHAAQFVDVQRGEFKQLGIIADWDNPYVTMDYKFEANIYRALCEVANKGLLIERSKPVYWSWAERTALAEAEVEYEDKESHSIFIAFELNDDAKAKLGITGKAAPVIWTTTPWTIPANTGISLNPNEKYVLTTDGYIVAKELFEANVENEVISGTIAKEFDATLFENLVAINPLNGRESRIVLGEHVLVDNGTGCVHTAPGHGEDDYRVGLVYDLDVIMPVDETGCYDQTIVREKLIPNAEDFLGRHIFKSNDDIIELMGDAVLKVSKFKHSYPHCWRSHTPLIFRATKQWFISVDGTPAGEERTLREIALAEVEKTKFIPETGRKRLNSMVENRPDWCISRQRDWGVPIAFFRVKATGEVLLDEKVMNFVAMIFEMQGSDAWYSMPIEQLLYPGSGYKAEELEKVTDILDVWFDSGSTWFSVLKSRNYDAGSYPADLYVEGSDQHRGWFQSSLFLSTAITHAAPYKGVLTHGFTVDEKGEKMSKSKGNVIAPEKVLKEYGSEILRLWVASSDYQGDLKISDGILKQTSENYRKLRNTFRIMLANINDLEELVNVDEMGDLDKWILSVAKEKFDEVHKLFSSYNFVNGMNTLNNFIVNELSGMYIDMTKDNLYCNDKNALRRRASQSAMAMITKAMLLLVAPILTYTADEIVENAPAIIKGDAEDIFDLKYETLPTVEAPFDAAYMEKAREGFGSVVDALKKEKVIKSTLELILYTESKTVLEMKTTDAEDWFVVSGIFEDKPEEEALGTFKVGDDTFTIAKATAHKCPRCWKFQAEKEDCTCARCSEVVA
- a CDS encoding GNAT family N-acetyltransferase, producing the protein MIKISFEQVTTAQQIDTVTQLANTIWPEHYTPIIGAEQVEYMLKTFHSTDTISDEIKKKGYEYFLIIKDTTPIGYIGSNIEDQELFLSKFYILLPYRNNGFGRISIGFLKQLSRSFELNKITLTVNKNNLDTISAYKKMNFQITAEVCADIGNGYVMDDYKMELTI
- a CDS encoding class III extradiol ring-cleavage dioxygenase: METQKHRTLFISHGGGPLPLLGDEGHLEMVEKLGELASKIEKPSAILLISAHWEDELISITSAKKPSLIYDYYGFPQESYDIKYPCSGEPALAAEVDKVLQKTGLETELNSERGFDHGLFIPLKIMYPEADIPCVQISLLNSLDPEDHIKIGAALANIKYENLLIVGSGFSFHNLKAFFMKDTPETIMMNEQFEEWLVDTCSNKELTKTERTCKLVKWETKAPYARYCHPREEHLLPLHVCYGVHQSPCSKYIELKIMNKLSSFYIWE